In Papio anubis isolate 15944 chromosome 20, Panubis1.0, whole genome shotgun sequence, a single window of DNA contains:
- the BABAM1 gene encoding BRISC and BRCA1-A complex member 1 isoform X1 — translation MEVAEPSSPTEEEEEEEEHAAEPRPRTRSNPEGAEDRAVGAQASVGSRSEGEGEAASADDGSPNTSGAGPKSWQVPPPAPEVQIRTPRVNCPEKVIICLDLSEEMSLPKLESFNGSKTNALNVSQKMIEMFVRTKHKIDKSHEFALVVVNDDTAWLSGLTSDPRELCSCLYDLETASCSTFTFSLASPPDLEGLFSLIQQKTELPVTENVQTIPPPYVVRTILVYSRPPCQPQFSLTEPMKKMFQCPYFFFDVVYIHNGTEEKEEEMSWKDMFAFMGSLDTKGTSYKYEVALAGPALELHNCMAKLLAHPLQRPCQSHASYSLLEEEDEATEVEATV, via the exons ATGGAAGTGGCGGAGCCCAGCAGCCCcactgaagaggaggaggaggaagaggagcacgCAGCAGAGCCTCGGCCCCGCACTCGCTCCAATCCTGAAGGGGCTGAGGACCGGGCGGTGGGGGCACAGGCCAGCGTGGGCAGCCGCAGCGAGGGTGAGGGTGAGGCCGCCAGTGCTGATGATGGGAGCCCCAACACTTCAGGAGCTGGCCCTAAGTCCTGGCAAGTGCCCCCGCCAGCCCCTGAGGTCCAAATTCGGACACCAAGGGTCAACTGTCCAGAGAAGGTG ATTATCTGCCTGGACCTGTCAGAGGAAATGTCACTGCCAAAGCTGGAGTCGTTCAACGG CTCCAAAACCAATGCCCTCAACGTCTCCCAGAAGATGATCGAGATGTTCGTGCGGACAAAACACAAGATCGACAAAAGCCACGAGTTTGCACTGGTGGTGGTGAATGACGACACGGCCTGG CTGTCCGGCCTGACCTCTGACCCCCGTGAGCTCTGCAGCTGCCTCTATGATCTGGAGACGGCCTCCTGTTCCACCTTCA CCTTCTCCTTAGCGTCCCCACCAGATCTGGAAGGACTTTTCAGCCTCAT CCAGCAGAAAACTGAGCTTCCGGTCACAGAGAACGTGCAGACGATTCCCCCGCCATATGTGGTCCGCACCATCCTTGTCTACAGCCGTCCACCCTGCCAGCCCCAGTTCTCCTTGACGGAGCCCATGAAG AAAATGTTCCAGTGCCCATATTTCTTCTTTGACGTTGTTTACATCCACAATGGCAccgaggagaaggaggaggagatgagCTGGAAG GACATGTTTGCCTTCATGGGCAGCCTGGATACCAAGGGTACCAGCTACAAGTATGAGGTGGCGCTGGCTGGGCCAGCCCTGGAGTTGCACAACTGCATGGCGAAACTGTTGGCCCACCCCCTGCAGCGGCCCTGCCAGAGCCACGCTTCCTACAGcctgctggaggaggaggatgaagccACTGAGGTTGAGGCCACTGTCTGA
- the BABAM1 gene encoding BRISC and BRCA1-A complex member 1 isoform X2: MEVAEPSSPTEEEEEEEEHAAEPRPRTRSNPEGAEDRAVGAQASVGSRSEGEGEAASADDGSPNTSGAGPKSWQVPPPAPEVQIRTPRVNCPEKVIICLDLSEEMSLPKLESFNGSKTNALNVSQKMIEMFVRTKHKIDKSHEFALVVVNDDTAWLSGLTSDPRELCSCLYDLETASCSTFNLEGLFSLIQQKTELPVTENVQTIPPPYVVRTILVYSRPPCQPQFSLTEPMKKMFQCPYFFFDVVYIHNGTEEKEEEMSWKDMFAFMGSLDTKGTSYKYEVALAGPALELHNCMAKLLAHPLQRPCQSHASYSLLEEEDEATEVEATV, encoded by the exons ATGGAAGTGGCGGAGCCCAGCAGCCCcactgaagaggaggaggaggaagaggagcacgCAGCAGAGCCTCGGCCCCGCACTCGCTCCAATCCTGAAGGGGCTGAGGACCGGGCGGTGGGGGCACAGGCCAGCGTGGGCAGCCGCAGCGAGGGTGAGGGTGAGGCCGCCAGTGCTGATGATGGGAGCCCCAACACTTCAGGAGCTGGCCCTAAGTCCTGGCAAGTGCCCCCGCCAGCCCCTGAGGTCCAAATTCGGACACCAAGGGTCAACTGTCCAGAGAAGGTG ATTATCTGCCTGGACCTGTCAGAGGAAATGTCACTGCCAAAGCTGGAGTCGTTCAACGG CTCCAAAACCAATGCCCTCAACGTCTCCCAGAAGATGATCGAGATGTTCGTGCGGACAAAACACAAGATCGACAAAAGCCACGAGTTTGCACTGGTGGTGGTGAATGACGACACGGCCTGG CTGTCCGGCCTGACCTCTGACCCCCGTGAGCTCTGCAGCTGCCTCTATGATCTGGAGACGGCCTCCTGTTCCACCTTCA ATCTGGAAGGACTTTTCAGCCTCAT CCAGCAGAAAACTGAGCTTCCGGTCACAGAGAACGTGCAGACGATTCCCCCGCCATATGTGGTCCGCACCATCCTTGTCTACAGCCGTCCACCCTGCCAGCCCCAGTTCTCCTTGACGGAGCCCATGAAG AAAATGTTCCAGTGCCCATATTTCTTCTTTGACGTTGTTTACATCCACAATGGCAccgaggagaaggaggaggagatgagCTGGAAG GACATGTTTGCCTTCATGGGCAGCCTGGATACCAAGGGTACCAGCTACAAGTATGAGGTGGCGCTGGCTGGGCCAGCCCTGGAGTTGCACAACTGCATGGCGAAACTGTTGGCCCACCCCCTGCAGCGGCCCTGCCAGAGCCACGCTTCCTACAGcctgctggaggaggaggatgaagccACTGAGGTTGAGGCCACTGTCTGA